The Mytilus edulis chromosome 4, xbMytEdul2.2, whole genome shotgun sequence nucleotide sequence tttgtaTATGGAAAAGTAATTTTagttagtaatttttttttatagcacaTCACCAAATGACTGCAATATCTCAATGTATTCATATATGTGCATCAAGTTAGGGaagacatcaaaagttcaatgtaggataacaaaaaacttaattcatatagttttttcactgacctccccccccccccctacccccctcaacttaattttgggaaaaaaattattgaccaataaggatatatataaaatccatgtcaattaaacaaaacttgcagcaattttgaccccACACCCcgcccaaactatttgatttaagtctTTTATCCTTCATTGGTTTTTTGATGTCCCTTATTTCTAGAAGGCACAAACACAGTTCTTGTAATATGATTATtaacataaattagaccgttagttttctcgtttgaattgttttacattgtaattccggggcctattatagctgactatgcgttatgggctttgctgagtgttgaaggccgtacgttgaccaatagttgttaagttctgtgtcattttggtcccttgtggacagttttctcatttataatcataccacatattctacttttataattattattccaAAAACTCATATGAATACTATAAACGCTCGTTGTTGAAATCTGGAAGTAGTTTGTggatcaaatttgctcacaaattgaAAAGTAACACAATTGTATctttaacaaatattaaaaaatattttgtttaatcagTGTAATTTACAAACAGTATAAAAGTTTAATATagtattggtattttttttatttttgagtttatgtcatatttgttgattttatttcGTTCTAGGACATCGTAACTTTTAGGAATCCTAAGACACCTATTTATATATTCTTACTTTAGGACCAattttaggacatatcttattttaggacaCCTTCGTTAACCTGACTTAGGACTACGACGTGtcataagaccatcctaagacacgtcctagtcctaggacagcttcgttgacacggccccaggTCCCCGAGTTATAAGctaagtaatatttaaaaaaaaaatgcattgctTTCATAGTGATTAGAAGTTATTTATAATATTCTCATAATAAAGGTAACTGTGCCAATGTTACTGCGCCAGTACactaaaattattttaatctttttttgttggttttaaaaTCATACTGTAAAGTCAGTTTTAATCACAAATTCTTTCAAGGTGGTAAATGTGCCTCGGGGCAGTTGTATCTCATCTATAGGAATTCTTTGTTTTGAACTGTAAATCCAATAACGATTATAACGCCAATCAtccttcaaatagactgtccttatgcaaattaaaaagtAAGCTCCGcctgatcagttgaaataacatagATAATAGGCATAAACAATAGGATTAACCGCTTACTGAGACCACGATTTAATTCATTCTTTACAGTTAAGAAACACCAAGTCCTACAAGTTCATTGGTCGAAAGCAATTTGCTATATTCTTCTATAAGTAAATGCAAATCCCTTTCTTCAGGATAAGTACTCGCTAACGCTCGTACTTAATCATGAAGAAAGGTATGATCATTCTCTTACATATATAAGATATGTAATATACAGAACAATTTTATTCGTGTGTAAATAGTGGTGACTTTAATACAGTACAATTCTATTTATACGTTTATAGTGTTGGTTATAATACAGAACAATTCTATTCATATCATAAAAGTGTTGGATGCAGTACATTTCGATTCGTATGTTTATAGTGTGTGTTTTCCACTGCGATCCATGCAAAACTTTAGTATTTTTTCATTATCGAAAGATCTGGCCATACATTTAGTTAGAGACATAtagtacatgttatatatatgtctCTTTTGTTGTTTAATAGTACTCGATAATGAGGGCAGAGGAAAGCTGTTGAATTTGCTATAAAAGATGGATAATCGAATTGATACAAACGGAATTGACTCGAAATGTAATATGTTGATTCATAGAGTTCAAACTCGGTAAATTCTTTTAAAGTTTAATTAATAACTTCATGAATGTTAGTCTtgagtatatatataataatatatggaTTATTTGAAAAAATGCGTTATTGAAAAACTTAAACCAATCCGTGtttctaatagattggatttgagtaggcattcatatttcTCCGCGTTTGTTTCATAACGTTCTTTCTTCAAATTTTAGGTATTCTTGATTTGttatttaagaaatgactgtaatattttttctgtctattcgaaataacataaaaaatgtgctgcacactttaaaataaccctcgtaaagtcatttcttataatttaattctaaatgcCATTGTAGATCATTgtaaaccggagtaaaccatgaaaaaaaaaaacgttgatggcgtcacggtcacatgacaaaaattgtgtctatgagctggtaaacaaaacaacgtcagcccattagaagacgcgttacatccaaaattaaattttatttctcaCGACTAAACCTTTTCATATCATTTATCTATCTTCATGAACATTTATTGATGAAATTAATATATAACAATCAATAAGGAATGTTATTTCGCACTCTTCCGATATCAGTTAAAAACATAAGTCATGTGGGTAGAAATGACTGTGGCAACACAGATGAACACCCGGAATACCCTCACAGTCATCCGCTGTAAAACGTAAGATTTTGATAGCATTcaaaactgtgcaccttataaTCAGCATGTCTTTATCAGATgagaatacaaatactaaaaatcCTGACTAAAAATGAGGCGTAGTTACTGTAATGCAGTCACACAACTGCATTGTATTCCGTTGCGGGTCACGTGGTCTAGTTATACCATAATTCAATATAAACAGAAATGATTACATTTTGTCTGTTgttctaaataaaaaaagatatcaatAATAACGTGTGTgcttttagaaataaaattataaaaatagacAATCGAGCagatctgacttataaaaaaGGACAATCAAGCGGATCTGAATGTTATTTACGAAAACCCATCACGGTAATAAAAAGGTTGTATGGGTGTTTGCCGCCTATTTTGGATTGTACGATATAGCAGAACACAATTGGTAAAGATTTTTTATTCAGTCAATTAATTTCGATGCAGACGTGCAATTTGAATatgtatgtaaaattgagaatggaaatggggaatgtgtcaaagagacaacaacccgaccaaataaaaaacaacagcagagggtcaccaacaggtcttcaatgtagcgagaaattcccgcacccggaggcgtccttcagctggcacctaaacaaatatatactagtccagtgataatgaacgccatactaatttccaaattgtacacaagaaactaaaattaaaattatacaagactaacaaaggccagaggctcctgacttgggacaggcgcaaaaatgcggcggggttaaacatgtttgtgagatctaaaccctccccctatacctctaaccaatgtagaaaagtaaacgcataacaatacgcacattaaaattcagttcaagagaagtccgagtctgatgtcagaagatgtaaccaaattCTGTTATGTGTACGcctcaaatattttttgaacaaacagattcattttaaattttgggCCAGGACGCAGTAAATAACGAATCACACTTAGATCATCATAAGACAACTGCGAGACGAGGTCTGATATATGTCCTTAGATAGTCATCAGAGGATCATAAGACCTGTcttaagatatatcttatgacaggtcttagTATAGCTGTGTGAAACCGGCCCATGTAGTATTATATTTCATTGTGGAATAAGTTTTTTGAAGATTGCTATTTCCTTTTCAATAACTTAAATCGACATACAATATTTGAAGTTGATTAGAGAATTTATTGCAGTAACATATGATAAATAACATAACACAAAGTTTAACATGAAATGTCATGTACTTTGACTGAAATATGGATAGTATATAGGATGATTCTGTCCTGAATATGCCGAATGTCGCAAAAGTCCGAGAGCACTAACAATGTTTGGATTAGGGAGATATGGGTGTAAACCCTGTCCGTAAAGCATATTTGAAGCATATGGTGAGGAAAAGCCTGACAAACTTCCAGCTGAAGGCGGGACTGTAGGACTGTTCACGTCCATTCCTGGATTTTGTTTCTTCCATTTTGTTCGtctattttgaaaccaaattttTACTTGTGTTTCTGTCAGATTAAGCGACAATGCTAAATTAAGTCTTTCACAAACGGACAAGTATCTCgtcgttttgaatttattttctagTGCAACAAGCTGTTCGTATGTAAATGCAGTTCTTGCTCGCCTTGGTTTACCAGATTTAAATGAATCTACTGATTGACACCTCTTTTCGTCCCCAGTTTCATCCATTTCAATTTCGTTAAAATCATGAATATGGTCCGTTTCTTCTAACGATGAATTATTATTATCAAGCTCATCATCCTCACATCTATCCAACTTCTTGCTAAGGTCCGTGGCACATTCGTCATCTCGTGGAcctgtaaaaaaagataaaattgcttatttttgtttcaaatattttccACGTATCTCAATTTtagtataacatatataaatataccacTCAAACAAGAaggtgtccatagtacacggatgttccactcgcactatcattgtctatgttcaatggaccgtgaaattgagatcaaaactgtaatttggcattgaaattagaaagatcataacctaaggaacatgtgtacaaagtttcaagttgattggaccttaactaaatcaaaaactaccttgatcaagaTTTATTAATAGCTCTAGAGTCAACGCGTCGTAATTTAAGATTTTCCAGTAAATTGTCCGAATTTAAAACATCAATTCAATTTAgtgttttatattctataatactAATGTTTATCGCAAAGTCCTCATGCTACATGTAGCACTATTAGTTGTAAAGTTAGAAATTTTAATGAACAGCAAAGATTTGTGCTTTCAGGACAGCCTTACGTTCGGCATCTGTAAATTTCTCATTTTCTTAATATTCACTCGTATATATATGCCCCACCCATACTGAAATAGCTTAACCCTTTTCCGGCGTTTTAGACCTTTACTTATCGAAAAGACActttcaaagttcaaatgaatacTGTATTCGCACCGATGGTTATGCACATGCCATGTTGTGTGCTCAAATGAAAGATAATTGGtcaaatatttcagaaaattaagTTTGAAGACAATTCGTTCTTTTTTGGTCACGTGGTATATTTCCAAAAGTATCGTGACTGTTggagaaaaagttaaaaaaatacgAAGTCCTTGGGCAAAAAGTCGTGCAGAGACATATTGTTGCGCCAATAGGGTAAGGTTTTGGTGGAAACACAATGTTTCGAGTCTGTTAAAAACACAAGTTAGCATattgatcacaatacgcatgggtCTCTTAGTATCTGATTGttcatgttatacacgtgctcaatatctctacttctttgttgattgtttactttaAGGTGACAATTGGTAAGTACGGCTTCAAACCACGAAATTAGcagccatattttcacatcataacagacagagagaaggaaaaatgacgattataatatacgatatgtttgcgtaaaaaaggaaaaatcgagcacagaagactaagttgaTGAtaaatacatgcattggttcaaaaattgaataaacattatttttcaccagtcactcgtttcatatgactttaatatcaTGATCGCAAAGTTACGTTATCTTTTAAGAAATAATGTAACCCAAAACGAAAAAATCAACTATATTTACAACTGAATATAGTATCGCTAGgattataaattaaatatgttttgagTGAGTTGAATTCAAAGAGTAATGGTTTCATACATTAACGATTTCGAAGGCAAATCTCGTGTATcaatatatctttttatattatatacagagaacaatacgtGTGCCAAATAAGAGATCATAATTTAAGTTATTCTAAACAACAGATTCCAATGAATGAAGTAAACTTTCCAATATTGCAACCACTGGTGCTTAAAATACTGGTAAGGTTTGGAGTGCAAATTTAGCATTATAAAACTTATTCTATATAAGGACCATCTTATAAGACACATGAATTGCTGTAGTTAAGCTATGGTAAATTCCTATTTATGATATATCCATAAGGTTGGATAAACTGAAAACATGGTGATCGTATGCTTTCAAACGAAACAACTATCATcaaaagacccccccccccccccccccaaaaaaaaaaaaaaaaaaaaaaaaaaaaaaatgttaacaattgTACATATATTATATAGTTCGACATTCAAAGGTGACCAAACTTACACAGTGTATCTAATAAGATGTAAATGAGAGGCAATAGATACAACAAAGGTGTTCAAACttgttaattgaaaaaaaacccggGCATATAACATGGCAAAAAAACGAAGAACGAccgaaaaacaaacaacagtacacaaaacaccaCAAGAAAACCCCTAACTAAATTCTTCGGCATAATAAAATTTAACGATGTCATATATACCTTGATAAAAACCTTATAGTTTTGTTTAGCCATGCAGATAATGCATCATTTATATTTCATATGTTTAATTATTTATCACATTCAATATGGAGTCTATACCGAGAGACACAAAGACACAATAGGAAAGTATGATCacattagattttattttatttgtatttccttTCCAGCTATATGaccgtaaatatatatatacaatgttgtgtacaagttgtaatgttgtacaaattataaatgtACAGATATTTTGTATACAAGTTATCATTGTTTTATGAACTGCTTAACACATATGATtcaagcacacagtcttttgtttCGCATATTTTCACATCTAAATGATACAATCTAATCCTGAGCATTGAAACAAAATACATtataagaccacaaaaagactttttatggaTATGGATATGGTATAagtacacattccccatttccattctcaattttatcaggagaaaaataaaatttgaatttaaaccattcaggtatcctcatttccagttgGATGACAAGTAGTAGTGTAAATGTTAGGTTGacgtatataaatttgaatttaaaacattaaactagTATATTTTAGAAGATAAAACTGTATCACCTGGTGCAAGAAGGTATGTGtcaaaaacttataacttgtacaaaaactctgtacaaattacaatttgtacaaacttacatcttgtataACAacatatacaagtctaaattgaaaaacaacgttcaaacctatgattgcgtttgataaaaaccgcagtttttatacgtgtgcatgtgaAGTATAGAAgtgtctaaaaacagcacaagtaacattttccaaaagaccacaaaagtgaaaaaagtatatgtttttacaaaacgcatttgactaacaggtcaaaCAACTGATGTTCACCCCACTGACTACCATTGACGATTGTCAAATAAATTTATCACAAGATGTATAGAAATGGATCTctttgtattaatatatatagattatagtATGGTATTTGTTCATATCAGACCCCTTATCAGCCCTAGGTCATAATATCAGCCCGAGAGTAGACAGTTTCGAGGGATGGTTTTGACTATGGGTCTGATATTAAAAAATtacgtttttattttattttttcccgactttaacaaaataaacatcaaagacataaaagaaaaaaaaccaatagactttaaaaaaaaaatgtattaatgcaattaatatttttttaatctatagaGTATAACGAATACCATAGATAATGATATAGAGAGTATGATACACCCTTTGTCATAAGCAGGTTTATCAAACGTGTCTAAAAATACGATTTAGGTTTAGGACATCAATTTCGGTGTTATACTTTATACTTAATTTGATGCACTATTGGTTGTAAAATTGTCATTTGGATTTTTTTAACGGTAGGATTTATGCTTTCAGGAGTGCCTGCCTCTTGCTTGGCATCTGTCGAGTTAGGCTTCCTCATTTTgttcatattatatatttgtatattttttgtaagGCTAGgactttttttttgttcatatatGTATTAATGGTAAATTTTTTGTAAAGTTATGATTCCCCCTTTTGTTCATACATTTACTCGTATATATTTTGTTAAGTTATGATTCCCCCTTTTGTTCATACATTTActcttatatattttgttaagttAATATGATATCTCCTTTTGTTCCTACATTTACTCGTATATATTTTGTTAAGTTATGATTCCCCCTTTTCTTCGTACATTTACTCGTATATATTTTGTAAAGTTATGATATCTCCTTTTGTTCCTATATTTactctttaatatatattttgttaagttATGGTATCTCCTTTTGTTCGTACATTTACTCGTATATATTTTGTAAAGTTATGATATCTCCTTTTGTTCCTATATTTactctttaatatatattttgttaagttATGGTATCTCCTTTTGTTCATACATTTACTCGTATATATTTTGTTA carries:
- the LOC139519915 gene encoding homeobox protein slou-like, which encodes MENDNGSPLSSGSVVISASNTDNTGIDSQKSSSGETKRKLIEKQTVQNKHQRLPDREDLENEQDELNRVNTTSFSVMDILDPGKFTGTNHSNKVLWKRWNDSQWQRLKTDSDDHHISGPRDDECATDLSKKLDRCEDDELDNNNSSLEETDHIHDFNEIEMDETGDEKRCQSVDSFKSGKPRRARTAFTYEQLVALENKFKTTRYLSVCERLNLALSLNLTETQVKIWFQNRRTKWKKQNPGMDVNSPTVPPSAGSLSGFSSPYASNMLYGQGLHPYLPNPNIVSALGLLRHSAYSGQNHPIYYPYFSQST